The sequence TCATGCCGGCGGTGCCCACCATCTTCGTGGCCTTCACCAACCATCCGGACCTGGACAAATACGACCTGACCTCCCTCATGGGCTGTTTTTCAGGGGGCGCCCCCCTGCCCCCGGAGGTGTGCCGCCAGTTTGAGGCCAAGACCGGATCCATCATCTTTGAAGGATACGGACTGAGCGAGACCTCCCCCATCGCCTCGGCCAACCCCACGGACCGGGACACCCGGAAGATCGGCTCCATCGGTTTCCCCATGCCCAGCACGGACATCAAAGCCGTGGACATCGAAACCGGCCTTGAGGAGCTGCCCCGGGGAGAAGACGGGGAGCTGGCCATCCACGGCCCCCAGGTCATGCAGGGCTACTGGAACCGGCCCGAGGAAAACAAGGAGGTTTTCCGGGAGATCGAGGGAAAAAGATATTTCCTCACCGGGGATATCGGCCACATTGACGAGGAAGGGTTCATCGTCATCACCGACCGGAAAAAAGACATGATCCTGGTGGGCGGATTCAACGTGTATCCCCGGGACGTCGAGGACATCCTGTTCACCCATCCCAAGGTGGCCCTGGCCGCCGTGGTGGGCGTTCCGGATGAAAAAGCCGGGGAAAAAGTCAAAGCGTTCATCCAGCTCAAGCCCGGCCAGACCGCCGACGAACAGGAGATTATGGATTTTTGCAAGGAAAACATGGCCGGATACAAACGCCCCCGGATGATCGAATTCCGGGACGAGGTGCCGGTGTCGCCGGTGGGCAAAGTGCTGCGCCGGGTCCTGCGCGATGAGGAGCTGGGGAAATAACAGCGGACTCAAACATCCAAATCCCGCATAGTGAAACCGGCGAAGACGACGGCCGCCCCGGCCCTGGTCTTCGCCGGTTTGTTTTCACGGACCGCCCGCTTTCGGGCTCCGCGCCCCGGCGTCCCAATGTTCGAATTAGAAAAACCAAAGACAATTGTATTGAAAAATATAAAGAAAACTGTTAATATAGCGCCATTAAATTGTTATCCTGTATACATTTCCAGAACGCCGCCGGGAAAACAGGGATCAAAAGGAACCACATATGCCGGAAATAAGTCGTTTTCTTGGAATAGTGATTAGAATGTATATTCGTGAACATCATCCCGCGCATTTTCACGCCGAATATGGAGAATACGAAATCACTGTGGATATTGAAACGGGTGTTGTGACTGGAAAGTTTCCAAGAAGGGCATTAAATGCCGTCCTTGAGTGGTATCTATTGCATCAAGATGAACTCAGGACCAACTGGGAAGCGGCGATAAATAGAAAACCGTTATCCAAAATCGAACCACTGGAGTAGCTGAAGATGTTTACACATGTCATTGAGGCAAAATATATAGATGGCTATAAAGTATGGTTGTCTTTCAATGATGGGGCGCGGGGCGAAATTGATTTATCATCTGAATTATATGGTGAAATTTTTGAGCCGCTGAAAGATATATCATTTTTTAAGTCTTTTTCTTTGGAGGGGCACACCTTGTCATGGAGAAACGGCGCTGATTTTGCCCCGGAATTTCTGCGTGAGAATATCGTTTAGGGTTCACTTTTTATTCGCTTTTTGACATAGATTCAGAATCCTGTCTGATAATTTGGAGCATTTTTTTTCGAATCGCCCCGCTGAATGGTTTGATGAGCGACCAGTACGCGCCGAAAGTCACCCGGGCGCCGGGGCTGACGCATAATACACGGGTTTCCGTGCTCACCCTCGTCTGGGCCCGGCTGAGCTTTTGAAACCGAAAATTCCAGACCACTTTGACCCTGGCCGAAATGGCGTTGTGGATAAAGTCTTCACGGCCTGTGACGGGCTCAATTTTCGTTTTCGCCCAAAACCCAATCAGGTTTTCCAAAGGGGGGTTTTCCTCCAGATTCGTGAACCCGACATCCTTGATAAAATCCTGCAAATTCAACCGCTCAGTGGGCAGCCCCCTGAGTTTGAACAAAATTTTGATCCGTTTGGATTTGGACAGATCAAAATTCCTCGCCGCCTGATACACGCGCTCAATTGAGCGGTTGACCACAATATCATGGCATTCGTTAAACGAGTATTCGGGCAGATACAGATCGATCAGGGTTTTTGGGCTGTCCATGCTTTATGGCCTTTGATTCGGGGGGTTGACGGCGTGAGAAAAAAAATTCCATTCTTTTCCGATCACTAACCCGCCTGACACAAAAAATCAAGGGGAACTTCCATTGGCCAAAAACCGGTTTGAGGCTTAATCGCCGCAGATTGGGTTAAGAGAAGCGCAACCCAACCTGCCAATCACACCACTGCCCCATGAAAAAACGGCCAAGTGGAAAAACCGCTTGCCATTTTCATCCAAAACCGGTAATATTTATTTCCGATTTGCGGCTTTTTCGGCAATAAAAAATACCGGGGGAAAAGCGCCATGATGGATTTTCTGAAAGAAATGATCCTTGATTTTCAAGACCTTGAGCTTGAAACCGGCGTGCCTCGACGCGTGGATATCGAAACCGTGCCGGGAAAAGCCACG is a genomic window of Candidatus Desulfarcum epimagneticum containing:
- a CDS encoding conserved hypothetical protein (Evidence 4 : Unknown function but conserved in other organisms), with protein sequence MPEISRFLGIVIRMYIREHHPAHFHAEYGEYEITVDIETGVVTGKFPRRALNAVLEWYLLHQDELRTNWEAAINRKPLSKIEPLE
- a CDS encoding conserved hypothetical protein (Evidence 4 : Unknown function but conserved in other organisms), with protein sequence MFTHVIEAKYIDGYKVWLSFNDGARGEIDLSSELYGEIFEPLKDISFFKSFSLEGHTLSWRNGADFAPEFLRENIV
- a CDS encoding conserved hypothetical protein (Evidence 4 : Unknown function but conserved in other organisms) codes for the protein MDSPKTLIDLYLPEYSFNECHDIVVNRSIERVYQAARNFDLSKSKRIKILFKLRGLPTERLNLQDFIKDVGFTNLEENPPLENLIGFWAKTKIEPVTGREDFIHNAISARVKVVWNFRFQKLSRAQTRVSTETRVLCVSPGARVTFGAYWSLIKPFSGAIRKKMLQIIRQDSESMSKSE